The following proteins are encoded in a genomic region of Ctenopharyngodon idella isolate HZGC_01 chromosome 12, HZGC01, whole genome shotgun sequence:
- the kcng3 gene encoding potassium voltage-gated channel subfamily G member 3 isoform X2, producing the protein MKFGKNICILNVGGTKYAFTREVIKDFPLRRVSRLHSCSSEKEVLEVCDDYDRERNEFFFDRHSEAFVFIMLYVRSGKLRFVPQMCELSFYNEMIYWGLESSHLEFCCQRRLEDRMSDTYTYFSEEDIKAEVESRGEEDQVTRLTPETGNARWLERMRRTFEEPASSIAAQILASVSVVFVIMSMVILCASTLPDWDTAKNNTVEEHRIIEAVCIGWFTAECIVRFIVSRDKSLTGENPQLQRAGVTLRVLRMMRIFWLIKLARHFLGLQTLGLTLRRCYREMVMLLVFVCVAMAIFSALAQLLEHGLDLETSNEDYASIPAACWWVIISMTTVGYGDMYPITIPGRVLGGVCVVSGIVLLALPITFIYHSFVQCYHELKFRSARCVRSLSSEFLN; encoded by the exons ATGAAGTTTGGGAAGAATATATGCATCTTAAACGTTGGTGGCACCAAGTATGCTTTCACAAGAGAAGTTATAAAGGATTTTCCCCTCCGAAGAGTGAGCAGACTCCACAGCTGCTCCTCTGAAAAGGAGGTCTTGGAGGTATGTGATGATTATGACCGGGAGAGGAACGAGTTTTTCTTCGACAGGCACTCTGAGGCGTTTGTCTTTATTATGCTTTATGTCCGATCTGGAAAGCTCAGGTTTGTCCCGCAGATGTGCGAGCTTTCCTTTTACAACGAGATGATCTACTGGGGTTTGGAGAGCTCGCATTTGGAGTTTTGTTGCCAGCGACGACTGGAGGATAGGATGTCCGACACGTACACGTACTTTTCAGAGGAGGATATCAAGGCAGAGGTGGAGTCCAGAGGTGAGGAGGATCAGGTCACCAGGTTAACCCCGGAGACAGGGAACGCGCGGTGGCTGGAGAGGATGCGGAGGACTTTTGAGGAGCCAGCTTCCTCTATCGCTGCGCAGATCCTGGCATCAGTGTCAGTGGTTTTTGTCATTATGTCTATGGTCATCCTCTGTGCGAGCACTCTGCCGGACTGGGATACAGCAAAAAACAATACAGTGGAAGAACACAG GATCATCGAGGCAGTTTGCATCGGCTGGTTCACTGCCGAATGCATAGTGCGCTTCATTGTCTCACGGGACAAAT CGCTGACAGGAGAAAACCCTCAGCTACAGCGAGCAGGAGTCACCCTGCGCGTATTGCGAATGATGCGCATCTTTTGGCTAATCAAGCTGGCGCGTCACTTCCTCGGGCTGCAGACGCTCGGGCTGACGCTGCGCAGGTGCTACCGCGAGATGGTCATGCTGCTGGTGTTTGTCTGCGTCGCCATGGCGATATTCAGTGCCCTGGCACAGCTGTTGGAGCACGGCCTTGACCTGGAGACTAGCAATGAGGACTACGCCAGCATCCCGGCAGCCTGCTGGTGGGTTATTATCTCCATGACGACCGTCGGCTATGGAGACATGTATCCCATCACCATTCCGGGACGCGTGCTGGGTGGTGTGTGCGTTGTGAGTGGCATTGTGCTGCTGGCTCTGCCCATTACCTTTATCTACCACAGCTTCGTGCAGTGCTACCACGAACTCAAATTCCGCTCAGCACGCTGCGTGCGAAGTCTCTCCTCTGAGTTTCTCAACTGA
- the kcng3 gene encoding potassium voltage-gated channel subfamily G member 3 isoform X1, whose product MKFGKNICILNVGGTKYAFTREVIKDFPLRRVSRLHSCSSEKEVLEVCDDYDRERNEFFFDRHSEAFVFIMLYVRSGKLRFVPQMCELSFYNEMIYWGLESSHLEFCCQRRLEDRMSDTYTYFSEEDIKAEVESRGEEDQVTRLTPETGNARWLERMRRTFEEPASSIAAQILASVSVVFVIMSMVILCASTLPDWDTAKNNTVEEHRIIEAVCIGWFTAECIVRFIVSRDKCEFVRRPLNIIDLLAITPYYVSVAMTALTGENPQLQRAGVTLRVLRMMRIFWLIKLARHFLGLQTLGLTLRRCYREMVMLLVFVCVAMAIFSALAQLLEHGLDLETSNEDYASIPAACWWVIISMTTVGYGDMYPITIPGRVLGGVCVVSGIVLLALPITFIYHSFVQCYHELKFRSARCVRSLSSEFLN is encoded by the exons ATGAAGTTTGGGAAGAATATATGCATCTTAAACGTTGGTGGCACCAAGTATGCTTTCACAAGAGAAGTTATAAAGGATTTTCCCCTCCGAAGAGTGAGCAGACTCCACAGCTGCTCCTCTGAAAAGGAGGTCTTGGAGGTATGTGATGATTATGACCGGGAGAGGAACGAGTTTTTCTTCGACAGGCACTCTGAGGCGTTTGTCTTTATTATGCTTTATGTCCGATCTGGAAAGCTCAGGTTTGTCCCGCAGATGTGCGAGCTTTCCTTTTACAACGAGATGATCTACTGGGGTTTGGAGAGCTCGCATTTGGAGTTTTGTTGCCAGCGACGACTGGAGGATAGGATGTCCGACACGTACACGTACTTTTCAGAGGAGGATATCAAGGCAGAGGTGGAGTCCAGAGGTGAGGAGGATCAGGTCACCAGGTTAACCCCGGAGACAGGGAACGCGCGGTGGCTGGAGAGGATGCGGAGGACTTTTGAGGAGCCAGCTTCCTCTATCGCTGCGCAGATCCTGGCATCAGTGTCAGTGGTTTTTGTCATTATGTCTATGGTCATCCTCTGTGCGAGCACTCTGCCGGACTGGGATACAGCAAAAAACAATACAGTGGAAGAACACAG GATCATCGAGGCAGTTTGCATCGGCTGGTTCACTGCCGAATGCATAGTGCGCTTCATTGTCTCACGGGACAAATGTGAGTTTGTGCGCCGCCCCCTTAATATTATTGACCTGCTGGCGATCACTCCTTACTATGTGTCTGTCGCTATGACAGCGCTGACAGGAGAAAACCCTCAGCTACAGCGAGCAGGAGTCACCCTGCGCGTATTGCGAATGATGCGCATCTTTTGGCTAATCAAGCTGGCGCGTCACTTCCTCGGGCTGCAGACGCTCGGGCTGACGCTGCGCAGGTGCTACCGCGAGATGGTCATGCTGCTGGTGTTTGTCTGCGTCGCCATGGCGATATTCAGTGCCCTGGCACAGCTGTTGGAGCACGGCCTTGACCTGGAGACTAGCAATGAGGACTACGCCAGCATCCCGGCAGCCTGCTGGTGGGTTATTATCTCCATGACGACCGTCGGCTATGGAGACATGTATCCCATCACCATTCCGGGACGCGTGCTGGGTGGTGTGTGCGTTGTGAGTGGCATTGTGCTGCTGGCTCTGCCCATTACCTTTATCTACCACAGCTTCGTGCAGTGCTACCACGAACTCAAATTCCGCTCAGCACGCTGCGTGCGAAGTCTCTCCTCTGAGTTTCTCAACTGA
- the LOC127524062 gene encoding cytochrome c oxidase subunit 7A-related protein, mitochondrial yields the protein MYYKFSGFTQRLTGAVSTSAYSPQGLRSNIPSESPTIIFATPTKLVSESGAAVEYMGANKVPDLQRIFQASEEIPVHLKRGVPDRLLYRTTMALTVGGALYCLVALYIAAQPKNK from the exons atgtattacaaATTTAGTGGGTTTACACAAAGACTGACGGGAGCCGTGTCAACCTCCGCTTACAGCCCTCAG GGCTTGAGGTCAAATATACCTTCTGAATCCCCTACCATCATCTTTGCCACCCCAACTAAACTGGTGTCTGAGTCAGGTGCTGCGGTGGAGTATATGGGTGCCAACAAGGTTCCAGACCTCCAGAGAATATTTCAG GCATCAGAAGAGATTCCTGTCCATCTAAAGCGAGGTGTTCCAGACAGACTCTTGTACAGGACCACCATGGCTCTGACAGTCGGAGGAGCTCTCTACTGTCTTGTGGCTCTTTATATTGCAGCACAGCCCAAAAACAAGTGA